CCTATAGTAATCAAATGTTTGGAGAAATTTCAACTGGACTTTATGGCACTTTTTTAACAGCAGAAGCAATTGGTGGATTTATTGGGGCAATATTAAGTGGTTTTGTGAATAAAGAATTATCAAGTATGAGATTGATATTGTTTCTATCTTTATCAGGACTGATGTTAATGTTAGCTCCCCCATTTTATATTATGTTTCATAATGCAATTATTTTAGCTTTGTCACCAGCTTTATTCAGTTTATTTCTTTCCATCTTTAATATTCAATTTTTTTCTCTTGTCCAGAAAGATGTTGATAACGATTTTTTAGGGAGAGTGTTTGGTATTATCTTTACAATAACTATTCTTTTTATGCCTATTGGGACTGGCTTTTTCTCGGTGGCATTAAATCCTAACAATAGCTTTAATCTTTTTATTATTGGTTCGTGCATTACTACATTGTCATTAGTATTTAGAATATTATTTAAAAAGTATAATATTCGTTAACAGTTAGTACTAAGTATTATTGAGAAAATTATTTTTTTTCAAAGTAAAGGCACTAAGTTGATCTGACTTACACATCTTATCAACTTAGTGCTTTTTTTATTTCTAGATATTATTATCTACAATTTCTACTATATCTTCAATCTTACAATCAAGTGCAATACAAATTTCCAATAAAATATCAGTAGTGATATTTTCCCCTTTTCCCAATTTTGCGATCGTGGAAGAACTAATCCCAGCTTCTTGCCTGAGCTTTGTTTTGGTCCAACCTTTATCAATAAGAAGTTTCCATAATTTATTGTAACTAAATCTCATCTGAGTTTTCTCCTTTGTTCCATGAAATACCGTAGAGTTCATTTCCGTTACTAGAGAGTCTCAATACCGTATTTTCTGACAAGAGTTGATTAGCATCTGGAGAATAAGAGCTGGCTTTATCGAAGACTAAAAAGACTTGTTTGTTCAATGACCTTGACTGGTCATATAGCTTCAAAAGTGCTTCAGTCGCTTGGTAGCTAACATTACTCAAGAGTAATGAATCGTGTGCGAGTGCTGGCAGATTAGTAAGGTAGAGCATTACTAAGTCGAATACAATCATCCCTTTAAACTTAGTTCCTGTACCATCATCATCTGGTGTATAGAAGGAGTAGCTATTGT
The genomic region above belongs to Streptococcus pyogenes and contains:
- a CDS encoding helix-turn-helix domain-containing protein produces the protein MRFSYNKLWKLLIDKGWTKTKLRQEAGISSSTIAKLGKGENITTDILLEICIALDCKIEDIVEIVDNNI